The proteins below come from a single Streptococcus porcinus genomic window:
- the trhA gene encoding PAQR family membrane homeostasis protein TrhA: protein MNQTFKQSLPLSFGEEVANAITHAVGSVVMLFILPFVAIYSYQTYQLKVAVGTSIFVISLFLMFLSSTIYHSMAYGTPQKYVLRIIDHSMIYIAIAGSYTPIALSLVGGWLGYLIIILQWGITLFGILYKIFAKSINEKFSLILYLFMGWLVIFILPVIINKTGLVFAILMFLGGLSYTIGAIFYAKKKPYFHMIWHLFILLASALQFIAIVFYML, encoded by the coding sequence TTGAATCAAACTTTTAAACAAAGTCTTCCCCTATCATTTGGAGAAGAGGTTGCAAATGCCATAACGCATGCTGTCGGTTCCGTTGTCATGCTGTTTATTTTGCCATTTGTTGCTATTTATAGTTATCAAACTTACCAACTTAAAGTTGCTGTTGGTACTTCAATTTTTGTCATTAGCCTATTTCTGATGTTCCTGTCATCAACTATTTATCATTCCATGGCTTATGGAACACCCCAAAAATATGTACTTCGAATCATTGATCATAGTATGATTTATATTGCTATTGCTGGCAGTTATACACCCATTGCACTTTCTTTAGTAGGAGGCTGGTTAGGTTATCTTATTATCATTCTACAATGGGGAATAACCTTATTTGGCATTCTCTATAAAATTTTTGCAAAATCTATTAATGAAAAATTCAGTTTAATACTCTATCTTTTTATGGGATGGTTAGTTATCTTTATTTTACCGGTCATTATTAATAAGACGGGATTAGTATTTGCTATTCTGATGTTTTTAGGAGGCTTATCCTACACTATTGGTGCTATATTTTATGCTAAGAAAAAGCCCTACTTTCATATGATTTGGCATCTCTTTATTCTGCTAGCGTCTGCCCTGCAATTTATTGCCATTGTTTTTTACATGCTATAA
- a CDS encoding recombinase family protein, with the protein MNRIAIYLRLSEEDYKKKDESVSIVNQRDYIRNYIENENSLKDCEIEEYIDDGFSATNTNRPSFLRLIDNIKAGRINTIIVKDMSRFSRDYILLGDYLSNIFPFLKIRFIAINDNYDSINEDGNGIDTDIQFKTLYYDLFSKELSEKVKSSFKQLKSQGKNTNWAAPFGYIKDPKDKYHIIPDEKTAFIVKEAFDLLLEGYSCNQVANIFNEKDYITCSERKEELKISKYTRNLVTGSKINKRVWTSAAISRITSNELYTGDYVYNKYKDTRIGGRKSILLPEEEWKVILNTHEAIVSREVFDKVGIIKKKRIFGGYTKNREESIFSDKIFCKECGRHMGFRCDSRQKKNPNKVYKYRNYYCYFCKASRTPNNVKERDIIELIRPKLDEFKSQNTEKEESIIDYEKRKEEYLKEISELNSNLQIIYENYKKNSISKEEYLRKKILVQDKKKLLENKIRELENIEDDSKKELDINNLDEDNLLKIYVDNIIDKIIASRTGEIEIIEK; encoded by the coding sequence ATGAATAGAATAGCCATTTATTTAAGACTTTCAGAAGAAGATTATAAAAAAAAGGATGAGAGTGTAAGTATAGTAAATCAGAGAGACTATATAAGAAATTACATTGAAAACGAGAACTCTCTGAAGGATTGTGAGATAGAAGAATATATAGATGATGGCTTTTCTGCTACAAATACAAACAGACCTTCGTTTTTAAGACTTATTGATAATATAAAAGCCGGGAGAATAAATACGATAATTGTAAAGGATATGTCGAGATTTTCAAGAGATTATATATTGCTTGGAGACTATCTGAGTAATATATTTCCATTTTTGAAAATACGGTTTATTGCTATCAATGACAACTACGATTCTATAAATGAAGATGGAAATGGGATAGATACAGATATACAGTTTAAGACATTGTACTATGATTTGTTCAGTAAGGAATTATCGGAAAAAGTAAAAAGTTCTTTTAAACAACTTAAATCACAGGGGAAAAATACTAATTGGGCAGCACCTTTTGGATACATAAAAGATCCAAAAGACAAATATCATATTATACCTGATGAAAAGACAGCTTTTATAGTTAAAGAAGCTTTTGACTTGCTGTTAGAGGGATATTCTTGCAATCAGGTAGCAAATATATTCAATGAAAAAGATTATATAACCTGTTCTGAAAGAAAAGAAGAACTAAAAATTTCAAAGTACACAAGAAATCTTGTTACTGGCAGTAAAATAAATAAAAGAGTTTGGACAAGTGCGGCTATATCCAGAATAACGAGTAATGAATTATATACAGGAGATTATGTATATAATAAATATAAAGATACAAGGATTGGTGGAAGAAAAAGTATATTACTTCCTGAAGAAGAATGGAAGGTAATTCTTAATACTCATGAAGCGATTGTTTCTAGAGAAGTTTTTGATAAAGTAGGGATAATAAAGAAAAAAAGAATTTTCGGGGGATACACAAAAAACAGAGAAGAATCTATTTTTTCTGACAAGATTTTTTGTAAAGAATGCGGTAGACATATGGGATTTAGATGTGATAGTAGGCAAAAGAAAAATCCAAATAAAGTGTATAAATATAGAAATTACTATTGTTATTTCTGTAAAGCTAGTAGAACTCCCAACAATGTCAAAGAAAGAGACATTATAGAGTTGATAAGACCAAAATTAGATGAATTTAAGTCCCAAAATACAGAAAAAGAAGAAAGCATAATAGATTATGAAAAAAGAAAGGAAGAGTATTTAAAAGAAATATCTGAATTAAATAGTAACCTGCAAATAATCTATGAGAATTACAAGAAAAACAGTATTTCAAAAGAAGAATATTTACGAAAAAAAATACTTGTTCAAGACAAAAAGAAGTTACTGGAAAACAAGATAAGAGAATTAGAAAATATAGAAGATGATTCCAAGAAAGAACTGGATATTAATAACTTAGATGAAGATAATTTGTTGAAAATATATGTAGATAATATAATTGATAAAATAATTGCATCAAGAACTGGAGAAATAGAGATTATAGAGAAATAG
- the dprA gene encoding DNA-processing protein DprA, which produces MNNFELYKLRKAGLKNHHILNVINYYQTYGKSLSLRNIAVASETSDPIQFIETYKAIDSKALRKEFNQYPSISLLDKNYPSYLKEIYNPPVLLFYQGNLELLNYPKLAVVGSRKASQSGLKATQKIIEELNNKLIIVSGLARGVDTAAHCCALKTGGHTIAVIGSGFTHYYPKENQRLQKFIASNHLLLTEYGPNDPPLSIHFSERNRIIAGLAKAVLVIEAKRRSGSLITCRYALENGREVFAIPGNISDGFSDGCNQLIQEGAKCIMSGLDVLTELF; this is translated from the coding sequence ATGAATAATTTTGAACTTTATAAACTTCGAAAAGCCGGTTTGAAAAATCATCACATTTTAAATGTTATTAATTATTATCAAACTTATGGTAAATCCCTATCTTTACGAAATATCGCAGTTGCTTCTGAAACATCGGATCCAATACAATTTATTGAAACTTACAAAGCAATTGATAGTAAAGCTCTGCGGAAAGAATTTAATCAGTATCCTAGTATTTCCTTACTTGATAAAAATTACCCCTCATATTTAAAAGAAATCTATAACCCACCGGTTTTACTTTTTTACCAAGGGAATTTAGAACTTTTAAATTATCCCAAACTAGCAGTAGTAGGCTCTCGCAAGGCGAGTCAATCAGGCCTAAAAGCGACTCAAAAAATAATAGAAGAATTAAATAATAAACTCATTATTGTTAGTGGTCTTGCCAGAGGAGTTGATACTGCGGCACATTGTTGTGCACTTAAAACAGGTGGTCATACAATTGCTGTCATTGGCTCTGGTTTCACGCATTACTACCCTAAAGAAAACCAAAGATTGCAAAAATTTATTGCTTCTAATCACCTTTTACTAACTGAATATGGACCAAATGATCCGCCATTATCCATTCATTTTTCAGAAAGAAATCGAATCATTGCTGGTTTAGCAAAGGCGGTTTTAGTTATTGAAGCTAAAAGACGATCCGGAAGCTTAATAACATGTCGATATGCTCTTGAAAATGGTCGTGAAGTTTTCGCAATTCCTGGAAATATTAGTGATGGTTTTTCAGATGGCTGTAATCAGCTTATTCAAGAAGGCGCAAAGTGCATCATGAGTGGTTTGGATGTGCTTACAGAGCTTTTTTAA
- a CDS encoding recombinase family protein — protein MARTKNRHKSQSEINTENIKIVEKTYIAGVYTRLSQERKEDYRDKSNSLEMQEELCVKEANEKDIKVFRIYKDYEYSGTNFKRPAFLEMMEDIRIGRINCIIVKDMSRFGREYLEIANYIEKVFPFLGVRFISVNDNLDTKNGIKSDKSYEIAIKNIFNDLYAKDISKKVKASKEVKMKQGAFIGATAPYGYKVEKIDGKRVLVVDKKVAEVVRLIFHLAGQGKSNIQIARELTSIYTTPAEYKRTGEPYKNKPDTRQWDPSYLSKILSDEVYIGNLTQRVYSNRYDSGRKSKFRDKEEWIRVEDTHEALVEKDLFERVRILKEKNKGSLPYRSLKNTIKDGKENIGLKIQRDRNREGKYDGLIICGICGRDLQKQYGSRRLKSNDEVCYCYYCKGGDKLKLEKSHIRIYETDIDKIFVDTLKRLFSSFYQEDKGLYLKNYLEKASNEKIKQVSLKIDTDRKKIDALRVKLQKEYESYVRGDVLLRKFKAESNKIDRQIKTIKNELKVVDDKKRNIKRRKDEIKKFIEALFYCLEDYKSIEVDKELVDTLINRIEISKYKQVTIYFKFSFDKDIEKQLEVEHE, from the coding sequence ATGGCTAGAACGAAAAATAGACATAAATCACAATCAGAAATAAATACAGAAAATATAAAAATAGTTGAAAAAACATATATTGCCGGTGTTTATACACGACTATCACAAGAAAGAAAAGAAGATTATAGGGATAAAAGCAATTCACTTGAAATGCAGGAAGAACTTTGTGTAAAAGAAGCAAATGAAAAAGATATAAAAGTTTTTAGAATATATAAAGATTATGAGTATTCCGGAACAAACTTTAAAAGACCAGCTTTTCTTGAAATGATGGAAGATATAAGGATAGGGAGAATAAATTGTATCATCGTAAAAGATATGTCTAGGTTTGGAAGAGAATATTTAGAAATTGCGAATTATATAGAAAAAGTATTTCCGTTCTTAGGGGTTAGATTTATTTCTGTAAATGACAATCTTGATACAAAAAACGGTATAAAATCGGATAAGAGTTATGAAATAGCAATCAAAAATATCTTCAATGACTTGTATGCTAAAGATATTTCAAAGAAAGTAAAAGCCTCAAAAGAAGTAAAAATGAAACAAGGAGCCTTTATAGGAGCTACTGCTCCGTATGGCTATAAGGTAGAAAAAATAGACGGAAAAAGAGTTTTGGTGGTTGATAAAAAGGTAGCAGAAGTAGTAAGGCTTATATTTCATTTAGCTGGTCAAGGCAAATCTAATATACAAATAGCAAGAGAATTGACAAGTATATACACTACACCTGCTGAATACAAAAGAACAGGAGAGCCTTACAAAAATAAACCGGATACAAGACAATGGGATCCTTCTTATCTATCAAAAATTCTTTCTGACGAAGTGTATATTGGAAATTTAACTCAAAGGGTATATTCAAACAGATATGATTCGGGTAGAAAAAGTAAATTTCGTGATAAAGAAGAATGGATAAGGGTAGAAGATACCCATGAAGCACTGGTTGAAAAAGATTTATTTGAAAGGGTAAGAATACTTAAAGAAAAAAATAAAGGTTCATTACCTTATCGTTCATTAAAAAATACCATAAAAGATGGTAAAGAAAATATAGGTTTAAAAATCCAAAGAGACCGAAACAGAGAAGGAAAGTATGATGGTCTCATAATTTGTGGTATATGCGGTAGAGATTTACAAAAACAATATGGTTCAAGGAGGCTCAAGTCTAATGATGAAGTTTGTTATTGCTATTACTGTAAAGGTGGTGATAAATTAAAATTAGAAAAATCTCATATCAGAATTTATGAAACGGATATCGATAAAATTTTCGTTGATACCTTAAAAAGATTATTTTCAAGTTTTTATCAAGAGGATAAAGGATTATATCTTAAAAATTATTTGGAGAAGGCAAGCAATGAAAAAATAAAGCAAGTTTCTTTGAAAATAGATACTGATAGAAAGAAGATTGATGCTCTTAGAGTTAAGCTACAGAAAGAATATGAAAGCTATGTTAGAGGAGATGTTCTTTTAAGGAAATTTAAAGCAGAAAGTAATAAAATAGATAGACAGATAAAAACGATTAAAAATGAATTAAAGGTAGTAGACGATAAAAAGAGGAACATAAAGAGAAGAAAAGATGAAATCAAAAAATTCATAGAAGCTCTATTTTACTGTTTGGAGGATTACAAGAGTATAGAGGTGGATAAAGAACTGGTTGATACCTTAATTAACCGTATAGAAATCTCAAAATACAAGCAAGTAACTATATACTTTAAATTTAGTTTTGATAAAGATATAGAAAAGCAGTTGGAGGTAGAGCATGAATAG
- a CDS encoding recombinase family protein, which produces MYLRLSKEDGEKVESNSISNQREIINSYVKRNQITMVKEYVDDGYSGANFDRPNFKEMIKDAYDKKFDTIIVKDLSRFGRDYIEAGKFIQRIFPENGIRFISVNDNYDSKSADMNDTHLILPIKNFINDSYCLDISNKVKSSQKIKREKGDFISAFAPYGYKKSDENKNKLVVDEQAAPNIKNIFDMKLLGYSSKAIADELNHLGVLTPRKYKESQGFKCNGFQNIKGGNWSAKAVNRIIENEVYIGNTLQGKSITLNYKNKKQIGKDKEEWIRVEDTHEAIVSKEVFAIANTMLKRDLNNSRGKDKIDIFTGMLFCKECGSSLIRRTVKYKEREEVFYICSKYNKEKSCKRHSIKEETLIKAVSKIIKSYIEFNEKLYSKVRLIDINRNLKDKQIPILKREKAMTEELLSSLYLDLKEDVISKEEYHLFRKNYMEKLTKLDESIQYRLRKQEDTKDKIDENKSWIIDINRYKNLSEIDRLSVVMLIDKIFISEDKTIDVRFNHTEELSLLEEMTKAGKTKFKNNIIAKKSISTNGKSKAIPVAMNKSLVSAESEVCYG; this is translated from the coding sequence ATGTATTTGAGGCTTTCAAAAGAAGATGGAGAAAAAGTAGAAAGTAATTCCATATCAAATCAAAGAGAAATTATAAATTCATATGTAAAAAGAAATCAAATTACAATGGTCAAAGAGTATGTTGATGACGGATATTCAGGAGCGAATTTTGATAGACCGAATTTTAAAGAAATGATAAAGGATGCTTATGATAAGAAATTTGATACCATTATTGTAAAAGACCTGTCAAGATTTGGAAGAGATTATATAGAAGCTGGAAAGTTTATACAAAGAATATTTCCGGAAAACGGGATAAGATTTATATCCGTTAATGACAATTATGATAGTAAAAGTGCGGATATGAATGACACACATTTAATACTGCCTATAAAAAATTTTATCAACGACAGCTATTGCCTAGACATTTCTAATAAGGTAAAAAGCTCCCAGAAGATAAAAAGAGAAAAAGGTGATTTTATTAGTGCTTTTGCACCTTATGGATATAAAAAATCTGATGAGAATAAAAATAAGTTGGTGGTTGATGAACAAGCTGCTCCTAACATCAAAAATATATTCGATATGAAGCTATTGGGATATTCTTCAAAGGCAATTGCAGATGAGTTAAATCACTTAGGTGTTCTAACTCCAAGAAAATATAAAGAAAGTCAAGGCTTTAAGTGTAATGGATTTCAAAATATAAAAGGTGGAAATTGGTCAGCGAAGGCAGTAAACAGAATTATAGAAAATGAAGTATATATTGGAAACACCTTACAGGGAAAGAGTATTACCTTAAACTATAAAAATAAAAAGCAAATTGGAAAAGATAAAGAAGAATGGATAAGGGTAGAAGATACCCACGAAGCAATCGTAAGTAAGGAAGTTTTTGCTATTGCAAATACAATGCTTAAAAGAGATTTAAACAACTCTCGTGGTAAGGATAAAATTGATATTTTTACCGGGATGCTGTTTTGTAAAGAATGTGGAAGTTCTTTGATTAGAAGAACTGTAAAGTATAAAGAAAGAGAAGAAGTTTTCTATATATGCTCAAAGTATAACAAGGAAAAATCTTGCAAAAGACACAGCATAAAGGAAGAAACCTTGATAAAAGCAGTGTCTAAAATAATAAAATCATATATTGAATTTAACGAAAAGCTATATTCCAAAGTTCGGCTTATAGATATAAATAGAAATCTGAAAGACAAACAGATTCCTATATTAAAACGAGAAAAAGCTATGACAGAAGAACTCTTATCTTCCCTTTACCTTGATTTAAAAGAGGATGTGATTAGTAAAGAAGAATATCACCTTTTTAGAAAAAACTATATGGAAAAACTCACTAAGCTAGATGAAAGTATCCAGTATAGATTAAGAAAACAAGAAGATACAAAGGATAAAATAGATGAAAATAAGAGCTGGATCATTGATATTAACAGATATAAAAATTTATCTGAAATAGACAGGCTATCTGTTGTGATGCTCATTGATAAAATTTTTATTTCTGAAGATAAGACGATAGATGTCAGGTTTAATCATACCGAAGAGCTATCTTTACTTGAGGAAATGACAAAAGCGGGCAAGACCAAATTTAAGAATAATATTATAGCAAAGAAAAGTATTTCTACAAACGGAAAGTCAAAAGCTATACCTGTTGCTATGAATAAAAGTCTTGTAAGTGCTGAAAGTGAGGTATGTTATGGCTAG
- a CDS encoding DUF1836 domain-containing protein — MKYTILPNWENLPEIDLYLDQVLLYVNQVATIIEPNQQKPLTASMVNNYVKHGYLEKPFKKKYARHQLARLIAIAILKHSFPIQNISQVLQSLKDKNDSEQLYRAFVNYWNSGETDGVDDIIVAACKTVKYYCLTFSLTENE, encoded by the coding sequence ATGAAATATACTATTCTTCCTAATTGGGAAAATTTGCCTGAGATTGACTTATATCTTGATCAAGTTCTACTATATGTTAATCAAGTAGCAACTATTATAGAACCAAATCAACAAAAACCTCTAACCGCTTCTATGGTCAATAATTATGTTAAGCATGGCTATCTTGAAAAGCCCTTTAAGAAGAAATACGCTAGACATCAGTTAGCGCGACTCATTGCAATAGCGATTCTAAAGCATAGCTTTCCCATTCAAAATATTAGTCAGGTCCTACAAAGTTTAAAAGATAAAAACGATTCTGAACAGCTCTATCGTGCTTTTGTTAATTACTGGAACAGTGGAGAAACTGATGGAGTTGATGATATTATCGTTGCAGCATGTAAAACTGTTAAATATTATTGCCTAACATTTTCATTAACGGAAAATGAATAA
- a CDS encoding diacylglycerol/lipid kinase family protein: METVHLFVNPFSGKKNEKDLTQHIKDSFLKHGFLEKNITVVSPESASDAFKKAKEASSRGIDLVIPLGGDGTINKIIGGVHEGGQHTKIGLIPSGTVNNFAKSLSIPLDPDLAIDTILNGQDKRVDLCKVNDHYMISSLTLGLLADIAANVTTEDKRKFGPLAFLKDSFRILKRNRSYYLNLEDDRRQFAIKTKFLLVTMTNSIAGFPSFSPSATVNDGLLQVYTMKKVSFIKFLLHINDFRKGDFSMAEEITHFSTQKLTITPSKLKTLILPRTRIDGDKSDMVPVTLTVLKEAVTVRVPNS; the protein is encoded by the coding sequence ATGGAGACAGTACACTTATTTGTCAATCCTTTTTCCGGAAAGAAAAACGAAAAAGACCTTACACAACATATCAAAGACTCTTTCCTAAAGCATGGTTTTCTTGAAAAGAACATTACCGTTGTTAGCCCTGAGTCAGCTTCTGATGCCTTTAAGAAGGCCAAAGAAGCTTCTAGCAGGGGAATTGACTTGGTTATTCCACTTGGGGGAGATGGAACTATTAATAAAATAATAGGTGGCGTCCATGAAGGTGGTCAGCATACTAAAATAGGCCTTATCCCCTCTGGTACTGTCAATAACTTTGCAAAATCTCTATCCATTCCATTAGATCCTGATTTAGCTATTGATACCATTTTAAATGGGCAAGATAAAAGAGTAGACCTTTGTAAAGTTAATGATCATTATATGATTAGTAGTCTAACTCTTGGACTGTTAGCAGATATAGCAGCTAATGTGACCACTGAAGATAAACGAAAATTTGGACCCTTAGCTTTTTTAAAGGATAGTTTCCGAATTTTAAAACGCAACCGTTCCTATTACCTAAACCTTGAAGATGATCGTCGACAATTTGCTATTAAGACAAAGTTCTTACTTGTAACCATGACCAATTCCATTGCTGGTTTTCCATCTTTCTCACCCTCTGCTACGGTTAATGATGGGCTATTGCAGGTCTATACCATGAAGAAAGTTTCATTTATAAAATTTTTATTACATATAAATGATTTTCGTAAAGGAGATTTCTCTATGGCTGAAGAGATTACACACTTTTCAACTCAGAAGTTAACTATTACGCCATCAAAATTAAAAACATTGATTTTACCTCGAACCCGTATTGATGGTGATAAAAGCGATATGGTGCCAGTGACACTCACAGTCTTAAAGGAAGCGGTCACCGTTCGCGTTCCTAATTCCTAA
- the ylqF gene encoding ribosome biogenesis GTPase YlqF, with amino-acid sequence MAIIQWFPGHMSKARRQVQENLKHVDFVTILVDARLPLSSQNPMLTKIVGDKPKLMILNKADLADQSRTKEWKQFYESKGIKTLAINSKEQATVKKVTEAAKALMMDKIAKLRQRGIQKETLRTMIIGIPNAGKSTLMNRLAGKKIAVVGNKPGVTKGQQWLKSNKDLEILDTPGILWPKFEDQVVGLKLALTGAIKDQLLPLDEVTIFGLNYFKEYYPSRLIERFKGINLEAEAPDIIISMTQKLGFRDDYDRFYTLFIKEVRDGKLGTFTLDQVEEAYDSDNQGN; translated from the coding sequence ATGGCTATTATTCAATGGTTCCCTGGACACATGTCTAAAGCTCGTAGACAAGTACAAGAAAATTTAAAACATGTTGATTTTGTAACTATATTAGTTGACGCACGTTTACCATTATCTAGTCAGAATCCAATGTTAACGAAGATTGTTGGTGATAAACCAAAGTTGATGATTCTTAATAAGGCTGATTTAGCGGACCAAAGTAGAACAAAGGAGTGGAAACAATTCTACGAATCAAAAGGTATCAAAACACTAGCTATTAATTCAAAGGAACAAGCTACTGTCAAAAAGGTGACAGAGGCTGCTAAAGCTTTGATGATGGATAAAATTGCAAAACTGCGTCAACGTGGTATTCAAAAAGAAACCTTACGGACAATGATTATTGGAATCCCAAATGCTGGTAAGTCAACTTTGATGAACCGTTTAGCAGGTAAAAAAATTGCAGTTGTTGGTAATAAGCCAGGTGTTACCAAGGGGCAACAGTGGTTGAAGTCTAATAAAGACCTTGAAATTTTAGACACTCCTGGTATTTTATGGCCTAAATTTGAAGACCAAGTAGTTGGCTTGAAATTAGCCTTAACAGGTGCCATCAAAGATCAACTTTTACCCTTAGATGAAGTCACTATATTTGGCCTTAACTACTTCAAAGAGTATTATCCTAGTCGTCTAATCGAAAGATTTAAAGGAATAAATCTTGAAGCAGAAGCACCTGATATCATCATAAGCATGACACAGAAACTGGGCTTCAGGGATGATTATGACCGCTTCTATACCCTATTTATCAAAGAAGTTAGAGATGGAAAATTAGGAACTTTTACCTTAGATCAAGTAGAGGAAGCATATGACTCAGACAATCAGGGAAATTAA
- a CDS encoding sugar O-acetyltransferase, with amino-acid sequence MTELEKMLAGHLYDASDIELKEMRNRARQIMAVFNAETDAQKRSHLLKKWLGKTGENIYMETRFVCDYGSNIFVGENFYANFNTTMLDVCEIKIGDNAMFGPNCQLLTPLHPLDAQERIAGLEYGAPITLGDNIWLGGGVTILPGVSLGDNVVVGAGSVVTKSFGDNVVLAGNPAKIIKWLD; translated from the coding sequence ATGACTGAATTAGAAAAAATGCTTGCTGGTCACTTGTACGACGCAAGTGACATAGAGTTAAAAGAAATGCGTAATAGAGCACGGCAAATCATGGCTGTCTTTAATGCTGAGACAGATGCTCAAAAAAGAAGTCATCTTTTAAAAAAGTGGCTTGGTAAAACGGGTGAAAATATTTATATGGAAACTCGATTTGTCTGTGATTACGGCTCTAATATTTTTGTAGGTGAGAATTTTTATGCCAATTTCAATACAACCATGTTAGATGTCTGTGAAATAAAAATTGGTGATAATGCCATGTTTGGTCCAAACTGTCAGTTATTAACCCCTCTACACCCTCTTGATGCGCAAGAACGTATTGCTGGACTAGAATACGGAGCCCCTATAACACTTGGCGATAATATCTGGCTAGGAGGAGGAGTTACTATCTTACCTGGAGTGTCACTTGGTGACAACGTTGTTGTCGGAGCAGGAAGTGTTGTAACCAAATCTTTTGGAGATAATGTTGTCTTGGCTGGTAATCCAGCAAAAATTATTAAGTGGTTGGATTAA
- a CDS encoding ribonuclease HII has translation MTQTIREIKENLEAVTALSDPIWEKLEQDERQGVKKAIALRKKVIEDNSKEEQRLEYMLRYERDIYRQGYHCIAGIDEVGRGPLAGPVVAACVILPRNCKIKGLNDSKKIPKSKHNILFEQIKNQAVGIGIGIVDNKMIDSVNIYQATKLAMLEAINDLKKVEVFPDYLLIDAMTLDISIPQMSLIKGDANSLSIAAASIVAKVTRDQLMMSYDQNYPGYDFAQNAGYGTKKHLYGLKKHGVTPIHRKSFEPIKSMLL, from the coding sequence ATGACTCAGACAATCAGGGAAATTAAAGAAAATCTTGAGGCTGTTACTGCCCTTTCTGACCCCATTTGGGAAAAACTTGAGCAGGATGAGCGTCAGGGTGTAAAAAAGGCGATCGCCCTTCGAAAAAAAGTGATAGAAGATAACTCTAAAGAAGAACAACGGCTTGAATACATGCTGCGCTACGAACGAGACATCTACCGACAAGGCTATCATTGTATTGCCGGAATTGATGAGGTAGGGCGGGGGCCATTAGCAGGTCCTGTTGTAGCTGCTTGTGTTATTCTTCCCAGAAATTGTAAAATTAAGGGATTGAATGATTCAAAAAAAATTCCGAAATCCAAGCATAATATTTTGTTTGAACAAATTAAAAATCAAGCTGTTGGTATTGGAATAGGTATTGTTGATAATAAAATGATAGACTCTGTCAATATCTACCAAGCTACTAAACTAGCAATGTTGGAAGCTATTAACGATTTAAAAAAAGTTGAGGTTTTCCCTGATTATTTACTTATTGATGCGATGACGTTAGATATTTCAATACCACAAATGTCACTTATTAAAGGCGATGCCAATTCCTTATCTATAGCTGCTGCTTCAATAGTTGCTAAAGTAACGAGGGATCAGCTAATGATGAGTTACGATCAAAATTATCCTGGCTATGACTTTGCCCAAAATGCAGGCTATGGTACTAAAAAACACTTGTATGGTTTAAAAAAGCATGGTGTCACACCAATTCATCGAAAAAGTTTTGAACCTATTAAATCAATGTTACTGTAG